In Uranotaenia lowii strain MFRU-FL chromosome 2, ASM2978415v1, whole genome shotgun sequence, one genomic interval encodes:
- the LOC129742425 gene encoding PIH1 domain-containing protein 1-like, with protein sequence MDFLQNHTIPAGHVIYKLTFFLDCIFCSLAGFCVKAFVKETREKFFINLCQTEAIPAPEDVTDDQLMELLNDGSAGSFKIPMSITQPRTGQDHSGKPCQLCDIAVNSNFFKKIEKGGLIRDFLITIIFEGIDAKFNLTLDETDWRLLKNKTFMDKLITHNIQNRDVKSVYESYKNPSAEDLQKIQELESPSPLASLNPERPRKKLIEEIDPVTVKTMKDVKNKQEYVPNPTKLAISQAASKKPDYRLLREPARGKAKVLIGEFYLPEVTTINEITLDIGEDRILLEARKKGYLLDAFVDLPINNEKIKAEFNTVTKILNVIMPVVACS encoded by the exons ATGGACTTTTTACAAAACCATACCATCCCAGCTGGTCACGTG ATTTATAAACTGACCTTTTTTCTGGATTGCATATTCTGCTCTCTTGCAGGTTTCTGCGTCAAAGCATTCGTGAAGGAGACCCGAGAAAAGTTCTTCATTAATTTATGCCAAACTGAAGCGATTCCTGCACCGGAGGACGTCACCGATGACCAGCTGATGGAGCTGTTAAACGATGGCTCCGCCGGTTCTTTCAAAATCCCCATGAGCATTACGCAGCCTAGAACTGGTCAAGACCATTCGGGAAAACCGTGTCAATTGTGCGATATTGCTGTTAAcagcaattttttcaaaaagatcgaGAAAGGAGGTTTGATTAGGGATTTCTTGATTACGATTATTTTTGAAGGAATTGAtgctaaatttaatttgacCTTGGATGAAACTGACTGGCGATTGTTGAAGAATAAGACCTTCATGGAcaaactcataactcataacatTCAAAACCGTGATGTCAAATCGGTGTACGAGAGCTACAAGAACCCCAGTGCAGAAGATTTGCAGAAAATCCAAGAGCTCGAATCGCCATCGCCACTGGCTTCATTGAACCCGGAAAGACCACGTAAAAAATTAATCGAGGAAATTGATCCTGTGACGGTCAAAACTATGAAGGACGTAAAAAACAAACAGGAATATGTTCCCAATCCTACTAAATTGGCAATTTCACAggcagcttccaaaaaaccggACTACCGATTACTACGCGAACCAGCACGTGGAAAAGCAAAAGTTTTGATTGGTGAATTCTATCTGCCGGAGGTG ACCACTATTAATGAAATTACTCTGGACATTGGTGAAGACCGTATTCTACTGGAAGCCCGAAAAAAAGGTTACCTGTTAGATGCATTCGTTGACTTACCTATCAATAATGAAAAGATAAAGGCAGAATTCAATACCGTAACCAAG attttaaacgTTATCATGCCTGTTGTTGCTTGCTCTTAG